The Lutzomyia longipalpis isolate SR_M1_2022 chromosome 2, ASM2433408v1 DNA window CTTCTCTGTGGGCTCCCCGTGAATTGGGGAATCCGTAGCACTAGTAGACACCACTGCGTCCCCATTCTTCTGCACTGTACTGTCTGTGCCACTGAGTTCTTCCCCAATCGTGGGAATGGCATCATTTGCCTCATTTTCACACTTTTCCCCACACTCCCCAACCTCCATGGGTTCTGTCTCCCCCCGCTCAGCTTCTGCACTCCCCCCTGGGGGCACTTCAACAGCTCCCAATGCATCCGGAGGGGGATTTTGGGGGCAACAATTGGGAGGATCTTTCGTGGCTGAATCTGTTTGTGTCGACGACGCCATTTTTTCACCCGCGACTACAAATTTAGCCTCAAATCTCACGCAAATTCACTCACTTCCTGCACTTTTAACCCACTACCGTACTACCCCAGTATCCGGGCAGCTACATTGTACCCCCAATTTTCACCTGCAGACAATTCTTGCGGGAAAATGGGAACTTTTTCACAAGGAATCCGCTTCCTCGAGTGCCGAATGTCAACACGACGTATTTTCCCCCAATTTCCCCGTGTTCCTTCGCCCCCGAATAGTGGAAAACACTCAAATGACCTTCCTGGAACTTTTGCAAATACACACGCAGTGAAAATTACCCGGAAAATCTCTGATTTTCACTGTAAAGCAGcaaattttgcacaagaaatttttcctaacCAATGGCGCCTCTCACTTTCGTCACATTTCGTAAGACTTCGCGAATGTTTCATTGATGTTTCGGCTATTGTTTTGTGAAACatacattttgaaaattttcctatgagaaaattgagaaattccactaaaaaatcataaaattgcgaaaactacaggaaaataaaatttttgattacaaaaagcttttaattttttattaaaattatttaaaaagtgccaaaatgtgttttttttgctcaaattcTTCGtgggaaatgaagaaaataaagtctTTCAGATGCATCACggctggaaaattgaaaaaaataaattattttctgggCTTTTCCGGGGTTTTCATTGAACTTTTTCCTTACGTGTGTTATTAATGCGAGTAGAAAAGTTGCATTCACTGGAAACTGCGAAGGAGGAAAAGCTCCAGGAGGGgcggaaaattaaatttcatcgaGATCATCAGCTTCTGGGGGGAAATCTCCAACAACGACTGCTGATGGAGGGACAAAGCTCCCGTATTTTGGCTGGCACTCAAAGTATCTCTTCCCATTGACCCTGAAGGAGGGACAAAAGAATGGTCAGGAGAGCAGGAAAAAGGGCAATTCGGGAGTACTTACGTTCCATCATTGACTCCCAGAGGTTCATCGAATTTTACGCCAATCATGATTTTATTCTTCCCCTCAATCTCTCCGTTGAACATCACAGTCCCCAGGCGACGTGGCTGTCCGGAAACGGTTACCTGACACCTTGCCCCAACCATAATCTCCCTGGCTAGACGATCCTCGCGGGCAGCAGCTTCGCGTTTCTTCTCCTCCAAACGCTTCATCTCCTCCTCATCGTACTTCCCGAGTTTATTGGACTTCAAGAAACTCCGGACGGTGTCTGTTCTTTCACTGTACTGCTGATCCGTCAAATTGAACTTCTCCACTTCCGCATCCACCAGAAGGAAGTCATCTATCACATGAATCCTCATTCCATCTTCAATTGGATAAAATCCCAACAATGCCTCATTCCTGTCCAGCTTCTCCACCAATTTATCCCCATTGTACAGCTCTAGTCGCATTGTGGCAGCACATCCTCCAGTAACCACCTCCAATTTATTCTGCgaataagtttttcttctagaaaattcttcatttcttcctcccaaaaaagtgaaaactaaccttaaaatccaaaattgtgatgtttttggggaatttccgCTCAAATAC harbors:
- the LOC129790584 gene encoding tubulin-folding cofactor B, with translation MGDGIQVITGDFVKVNVTNSKTDAVVFERKFPKNITILDFKNKLEVVTGGCAATMRLELYNGDKLVEKLDRNEALLGFYPIEDGMRIHVIDDFLLVDAEVEKFNLTDQQYSERTDTVRSFLKSNKLGKYDEEEMKRLEEKKREAAAREDRLAREIMVGARCQVTVSGQPRRLGTVMFNGEIEGKNKIMIGVKFDEPLGVNDGTVNGKRYFECQPKYGSFVPPSAVVVGDFPPEADDLDEI